The following are from one region of the Nitrospirota bacterium genome:
- a CDS encoding nicotinate phosphoribosyltransferase, with amino-acid sequence MFHTAEPSDVLSGRITDVYFERTLRILKAKGINPIVKAEFFAKTLPEDWQWAVFAGLQEAMYLMKSLPIKVRALKEGTVFYPYEPVMEIEGRYQDFCVYETAILGLICQASGVATKSARFKKLAGQRPVISFGARRMHPILAPMIERNAYIGGCDGVAVVRSGEIIGEDPMGTIPHALIICFGSTVEAIKAYDEVLERRFPRVALIDTFLDEKFECLNVASSMGKKLFAVRFDTPSSRRGNFMRILEECRWELNLRGYGHVKFFVSGGIKEADLPTLNPFVDGYGIGTSISNAPVVDYAMDIMEVEGKPIAKRGKWSGSKRLLYCPSCRERKILPNTQAKHISSCGKKFKDLLVPVLDSGESLIKIESAQLLRKTVLENIKDIPL; translated from the coding sequence ATGTTTCATACTGCAGAGCCTTCGGATGTCTTAAGCGGAAGGATTACGGATGTCTATTTCGAAAGAACACTGAGAATCCTCAAGGCAAAGGGAATAAACCCTATTGTTAAAGCCGAGTTTTTCGCAAAAACCCTTCCAGAGGACTGGCAATGGGCTGTGTTTGCAGGGCTTCAGGAGGCAATGTATCTTATGAAGAGCCTGCCTATAAAAGTCAGGGCATTAAAGGAAGGCACGGTCTTTTACCCCTATGAGCCTGTCATGGAGATAGAGGGCAGGTATCAGGATTTCTGCGTTTATGAGACTGCAATCTTAGGACTAATCTGTCAGGCATCAGGGGTTGCCACGAAATCCGCAAGATTCAAGAAATTAGCAGGTCAAAGGCCTGTCATAAGTTTTGGCGCAAGAAGAATGCATCCTATCCTTGCTCCTATGATTGAGAGAAATGCCTATATAGGAGGTTGTGACGGAGTAGCAGTCGTAAGGTCAGGCGAGATAATCGGCGAGGACCCTATGGGCACAATACCTCATGCACTGATTATATGTTTTGGGTCGACTGTCGAGGCAATAAAGGCATACGATGAGGTCCTTGAACGCAGGTTTCCGAGGGTTGCACTCATAGATACCTTCTTAGATGAGAAGTTCGAGTGCCTTAATGTCGCAAGTTCAATGGGTAAAAAGCTCTTTGCCGTGAGATTCGATACGCCATCTTCAAGAAGGGGGAATTTTATGAGAATCCTCGAGGAGTGCAGGTGGGAGCTGAATCTAAGAGGTTATGGACATGTAAAGTTTTTTGTAAGCGGAGGCATAAAAGAGGCAGATTTGCCTACTCTTAATCCATTCGTCGATGGCTATGGCATTGGAACATCGATAAGCAATGCGCCTGTTGTCGATTATGCAATGGACATTATGGAGGTGGAAGGCAAGCCCATTGCAAAAAGAGGCAAGTGGTCGGGTAGTAAAAGACTTCTTTATTGCCCTTCATGCAGAGAAAGAAAGATACTGCCAAATACCCAAGCAAAACATATCAGCTCCTGTGGGAAAAAATTCAAAGACCTTCTCGTCCCTGTGCTTGACTCTGGAGAATCCCTTATAAAGATAGAGTCTGCCCAACTGCTCAGAAAAACTGTGCTCGAAAACATAAAGGATATACCTCTTTAG
- a CDS encoding cysteine hydrolase yields MAKEALLVIDMLNDFVLKGAPLEVPETRRIIPNIEQEIKKAKAKGNPVIYVCDTHKPDDREFKKFGWPPHAVKGTKGAKVVSELKPKKKDIIIEKTTYSGFYKTKLDKTLKRLGCDSLLLTGCVTHICVMFTASDAVLRDYKVTVAQEGVAGLSKEDHDSALRIMKNVMGVKVR; encoded by the coding sequence GTGGCAAAGGAGGCATTGCTTGTAATCGATATGCTTAATGATTTTGTCCTTAAGGGCGCACCGCTTGAAGTGCCTGAAACAAGAAGGATTATCCCTAATATCGAGCAGGAGATTAAAAAGGCAAAAGCCAAAGGCAACCCCGTGATTTATGTATGCGATACTCATAAGCCCGATGATAGGGAATTCAAGAAGTTTGGCTGGCCCCCTCATGCAGTTAAAGGCACAAAGGGCGCAAAAGTAGTTTCAGAGCTCAAGCCTAAAAAGAAAGACATAATAATAGAGAAGACTACTTATTCGGGGTTTTATAAGACAAAACTCGATAAGACGCTGAAAAGACTTGGCTGTGATTCCTTACTCCTGACAGGCTGTGTCACCCACATATGCGTGATGTTTACTGCATCGGATGCAGTTCTTAGAGACTATAAGGTTACCGTTGCCCAAGAAGGAGTGGCAGGGCTTTCCAAGGAAGACCATGATTCTGCATTAAGGATTATGAAGAATGTAATGGGTGTAAAAGTCAGGTAA